The genomic region CAGCGACGGACTGCTGGCGCTTCTGGAGAACGGCAATGTGGACAACAGCCGGAAGGCGGTTCACCCGGGAAAGTCGGTCGTCAGTTTCACGATGGGCACGCGAAAGCTCTACGATTATGTGAACGACAATCCGTCCATTGAGTATCACGCGTCGGACTTCGTGAACGATCCGCGCGTGATCTCCCGGAACGACCGAACCGTGGCGGTGAACTCCGCGCTTCAGGTGGATCTTACCGGGCAGGTCTGTGCGGACAGCCTCGGGTATCGCTTCTACAGCGGCATCGGCGGACAGGTGGACTTCGTGCGTGGAGCGGCCATGAGTCGCGGAGGGAAGCCCATCATCGCGCTGCCCAGCACGGCGAAGGGCGGAGAAATCAGCCGGATCGTACCGCGCCTGGACGAGGGTGCGGGGGTCGTGACAAGCCGCGGAGATGTTCACTATGTCGTGACGGAGTGGGGCGTTGCGTATCTGCACGGCAAGACGATCCGGGAACGCGCGCTGGCGCTCATCAGCGTGGCGCACCCGAACTTCCGCAAGGATCTGTTGAACTTCGTAAAGCGGAAACACTATGTGTACGCGGACGAGGCCGCGTGGAAGCAGGAGACAAACCTGTACCCGGTGGAGCGCGAAACGGTGCAGGAGTTCGGCGGACAGGAGTTCCTCGTGCGCCCGCTCAAGGCCACCGATGAGCGTCCGTTGCAGGAGTTCTTCTACAGCCACGATCCAGAGACCGTTTATCACCGGTACTTCATGGCGAAGACGGAACTCGGACACAAAGAGGCCGCCCACCTGTGCCGCCTGGATTACGAACGCCGCATGGCCTTCGGTATTTTTCTTCAGGAGGGAAGGTCCGAACGCTTTGTGGCCGTCGGCCGGTACGACCTCAATCCCCGGAGCAACTACGCGGAAACCGCGATCGTCGTGGGGGAAAAATGGCGTCGTCGTGGAATGGGGCGGCACCTTCTGGAAGCACTTCTCACCCATGCGCAATCGTGCGGGATCGGCGGCTTCAAGAGCGAGGTGCTGGCAAACAATACGGCCATGCTCGAACTTCATCGGTCGATGGGGCACCCCATGACCTACCGGAAGGACGAGAATACCGTCACCATCCGATACAAGTTCGGCGATGATGTCCCGGCCGCGCCTCCGCCGACACAGGAGGATCGCCGGTAGACGGAGCGTTCGTGGGCCCTGGCAGAATCCGGAGTCCGGAACGGTGGGTTCCTCCTGGCGCACTCCTGCGGTAAGATCCGCGTTCACACCACCCTGAATCGGGGAGGAATTCCGCCATGCGACTCGCGACCCTTCTCTCTCTTGCAGTGTTTTGTGCGGGGACCGTCTCCTGCACCGGGTCCGGCGAATCGTCCGATCCCCGGGCGCTGTTCGTCCGCACCCTTGCCCCGGAGACCATCACACTCGTCGATCTGGGGTTCCTGTGCCCGCAAAGCCTCGAGGAACCCGTCGGGAAGAAGAACCGCGCGTACCTGCGCTTTGCGTGGGGTCAGGCACTGGTTGCCTACCAGGGGGGTCGCCCGGAAGAGGTGGACGGCCACCTGGAGGAAGCACGGGGCTACTTCGAACAGGTGGGGGAGCAGGATCCATACTGGCCGGAGCGTTTCCGGAACCTGAGGGCCGCCGCCCTCTACAATCTTGGCCGCGGAGATGAGATCGGGAAGTCCCTCGGGGAGATGGCGGACCCGAACCCGGAGGAGATGCTCGATATCCAGTACTCATGGGTGCTTGCATGCCAGGACCTTCGCAAGGGCCGGGAGGAAGCGGCCCGGGCGCGTCTTGCCGTGGTGAAGACCACAGATCGGTCCATTGGCCGACTGGCGGAGGCCGTGCTTGGCAGGCTGGATGGAACGGGCACACTCGAGGGGACCGAAGGGGCCGCACTTCCGGCCACAGAATAGCGCCCTGTGGGGAGGGTCTAGCGCACAGCTATCCCCACAAAGCTCCGTACCTTTGACACTTGCGGCCGCTGCCTGTTAGGCTGAGTAAGCGCGAAGGAATCTTCCCCTTCCCCCCGGTTCCTGGCGTGATGATCGGTTGCGTGGGTTCCTCCTCCCCCCCCCTGGCGGGCCGTTGATTGAACTTGGGTGCCGAGCGGCTTCACAAACAAGAGTGGAGTGGCGAGGTCACAGAGTCGATCCACCGGGAGGAGTGACCTTCCGCACACAGGACTTTGTGTTCCGGGCCGAGAGGGTCTGTCCGGATGCGGAGTTCGACAGAAAGAGAAAGGCGGCACAAAGAGGATGCGCCAGCGAAGAGTCCCAACACACTTGATAATGCTTCTTGCACTGCTTCTCGCGTTCGGGATGCTTCTCGTTTCACCGGTACTCGCCACCGATGATGACGGACGAGACATCAGCGGATATGGCGAGCCGACCGACCCCGAAGACATTCTCCCATTCCTCGACGATCTCGGAGGCACGGGCGGCGGTGACGGGGACGGTACCGGCGACGAGGGAAATCTCGCGCTCTGGGCGGACTTCCAGGACGCCTGCAGCGATGAAATGGACGATCTCTGGAACCGGTTCGTGGCGTGGGCCGCGTCGGTCGGGATCGAGATGGAGGGGGCTGCCCGGAGATGATTCCACGCCTCACAGAGCTTTCCCTTGTAGAGGGGGTACGGCGCGCGGAGCTGCACTACAGCCGCGGAATGTACTCCTATGCTCGCGAGGAACTGCTTGAGGTGCTGGAATCAGGGGTGGGCCTTGGACCGGACTCGACGGCGGAACTGTGGAAGCGCCTGGCCTTCTGCAATGCGGCGTTGGGGCGGGCGGAAGACGCGGACCACTGCGTGGAACAGGGGTTGGGGCTTGCGGGGGTTTCCGAGTGCGCCATTCACCGTCTGGGGGCGGTGCGTGGATACGCATCCTTCGTACGAGGGGACTACGCAAGCGCAGCCGAGCATTGTTCCGTGGCGGTGGCCGGACTTCGTGCGGTGGGGGACCACGAAGGTCTTTCCTCCGCGCTTCGCTGGCTTGGGCTGACCCACCTTCGCACAGGCAACATGGACGCAGCGCTGGAGTGCATCTACTGCGCGCTTGCCGAAGCCCGACAGGCCGGACTGGAAGCGGAAATCGGATTTGCACACGCCGCCATGAGCATCGCCTGCATCCAGAGTGCCCAGTACGACGCCGCGCTCCGGCATGGACGCGACGCGCTCGGGGTTGCCGAGCGGTTGGGCCACCAGTCGGGAATCGTGCGCCGCTGCCTGGATCTTTCGATTGCGGCGCGCCTCTCCGGGCAACTGGACCTTGCGGCATCGTACGGGATGCGCGCGCTGGCGAGCGCCGAAGAGGCGGAAACCTCCAATCAGGTTGTGAGTGGCCGCCTCGCCGTGGGGCGTGCATTCCGGGAAGCCGGACGCTTCGACGAGGCCCGCGAACTCACGGAAGGCGCACTGCCACTGGCGAAGGACGGCGAGCGCAAGAGAGACCTCGTTCTTGTCCTGGAAGACCTCGCTGACCTGGACACCGAAGCCGGAGATACCGCCTCGGCGCTGGCCGGATATCGCAAGGCCTGGAGCCTTGCCGTGTCCATTGCACCCGAAGGGGACCTGGTCTCCGAACTGGCGTGGAGGATCGGGGCCTCACTTCTGGAGCTTGGAGATCAGGAAGGCGCCATCTCCTGGATTGAGAAGGGCGTGGTGCTCTGCGCAAAGTCGGGCGAAGCCAAGGACAAAGCCCTGACGCTGCGGGCACGCGGATTGTGGAATGCGGCGCGAGGCCACCTGGAAGAAGCGCGAGCGGATCTGGACGAGTGTCTCACCAGCCTGGAGATTCTCCGGGTGCCCTACGAAGAGGCGCGGACCCACCTTGCCTTCGACTGCGCGCTGGCCGCCTGCGCCACCGAGAGCACGGCGTACCGCCCCGACCGCAGCCGCCACCTTGCCGCCGCGCGACGACTCTTCGATCGCATGGGTGCCAAGGCGGGTTCCCGGCTCACCGTGGAAGCGGAACGCCGACTTCTGGATTCACAGGGGTTGGGGCTGGGCCAGGCGGTCGCTCCGCGAGCCAGGGGTGCTCGGCTCCTCGCCACGAAATGGAGCGCACCGGCGTTTCTCGATATGCTGAAGGAATGCGACCAACTCGGCCGCACCACCCTTCCCGTTCTTCTCATGGGAGAGACGGGCACCGGAAAGACGCTGGTTGCGGAACTTCTCCACGAGGTGGGTCGCGGCGAAGAGGGCGAACTCTTCCCCATCAACTGCGCGGCCATGCCGGAACACCTTCAGGAGTCGGAACTCTTCGGGCACAAGAAAGGCTCGTTCACCGGTGCGGAGCGCGAGCATCCCGGGATCCTTCGCGAAGCGGCCCGGGGCACGGTCTTCCTCGACGAAATCGACAAGACCACCCTCCAGTTCCAGGCCAAGCTTCTGCATGTGCTCGACTCGCAGGAGATTCGCCCGGTCGGCGGGACACGGCGTATTCGCGTGGAAGCGCGCCTCATCTGCGCAACGAACCGCGACCTCTATGAACTGGTTGAGAAGGGCGAGTTCCTGGAAGACCTCTACCACCGCTTGGCCGCGGGCGTGATCCAGGTTCCCGCACTGCGGTTCCGAACCGAAG from Gemmatimonadota bacterium harbors:
- a CDS encoding GNAT family N-acetyltransferase is translated as MNTQELYRSKVVTAQEALHNVLSGCRVFVGSGCAEPQCLVQELIQQAGRLRDIEVVHLLTLGIAGYVDEDFFGHFRHNAFFIGSNVRKAVREGRADYTPIFLSEIPELITSGQRPIDVALLQLSPPDRHGYCSLGIHVDIQQAAVRTAHHVIAEINPNMPRTFGDTIIHLDDIDACVEVSDPILELPVPETPDDVSIQIGGHVAQLVDHGSCLQLGIGSIPNAVLRFLGEKSHLGVHTEMFSDGLLALLENGNVDNSRKAVHPGKSVVSFTMGTRKLYDYVNDNPSIEYHASDFVNDPRVISRNDRTVAVNSALQVDLTGQVCADSLGYRFYSGIGGQVDFVRGAAMSRGGKPIIALPSTAKGGEISRIVPRLDEGAGVVTSRGDVHYVVTEWGVAYLHGKTIRERALALISVAHPNFRKDLLNFVKRKHYVYADEAAWKQETNLYPVERETVQEFGGQEFLVRPLKATDERPLQEFFYSHDPETVYHRYFMAKTELGHKEAAHLCRLDYERRMAFGIFLQEGRSERFVAVGRYDLNPRSNYAETAIVVGEKWRRRGMGRHLLEALLTHAQSCGIGGFKSEVLANNTAMLELHRSMGHPMTYRKDENTVTIRYKFGDDVPAAPPPTQEDRR
- a CDS encoding sigma 54-interacting transcriptional regulator, whose product is MIPRLTELSLVEGVRRAELHYSRGMYSYAREELLEVLESGVGLGPDSTAELWKRLAFCNAALGRAEDADHCVEQGLGLAGVSECAIHRLGAVRGYASFVRGDYASAAEHCSVAVAGLRAVGDHEGLSSALRWLGLTHLRTGNMDAALECIYCALAEARQAGLEAEIGFAHAAMSIACIQSAQYDAALRHGRDALGVAERLGHQSGIVRRCLDLSIAARLSGQLDLAASYGMRALASAEEAETSNQVVSGRLAVGRAFREAGRFDEARELTEGALPLAKDGERKRDLVLVLEDLADLDTEAGDTASALAGYRKAWSLAVSIAPEGDLVSELAWRIGASLLELGDQEGAISWIEKGVVLCAKSGEAKDKALTLRARGLWNAARGHLEEARADLDECLTSLEILRVPYEEARTHLAFDCALAACATESTAYRPDRSRHLAAARRLFDRMGAKAGSRLTVEAERRLLDSQGLGLGQAVAPRARGARLLATKWSAPAFLDMLKECDQLGRTTLPVLLMGETGTGKTLVAELLHEVGRGEEGELFPINCAAMPEHLQESELFGHKKGSFTGAEREHPGILREAARGTVFLDEIDKTTLQFQAKLLHVLDSQEIRPVGGTRRIRVEARLICATNRDLYELVEKGEFLEDLYHRLAAGVIQVPALRFRTEDTMLLAGILLEEICRVERMSVPKLSDSAWRLLTRHDWPGNVRELKALLHRTVALNAGKDEVEVDAAELSRCAPAGSPISRRAREGASGAPLSGRLESAEREEILAALEKAGGVRKRAAEILGVSYRGLGKKMARLKIEGVRGRKRAE